Sequence from the Candidatus Saccharibacteria bacterium oral taxon 488 genome:
GTGAATAGTCAAGCTATTTGGCAGGGAGTGCTGGGTGAAATTGAAGTTTCAATTCCGCCATCATCATTTTCGACTTGGTTTAAGTCGACTGAGCTTGACATTATATCTGATAATGAGGTGGCTGTCCTATCACCCAACCCTTTCGTGTTGACACAACTAGAGAGACGCTATTATCAACGCATCGCTGACGGTTTGAAACGAAATGGCCTTGCGGTCTCGACGATTCATTTTCGACCCAAAAAAACAGCTGCTCGAAAGCAACGCCTCAGCCGCGATGAACCAAATTCAGCGGCCGCCGCCCAACCGATCATTAAGCAGTCTAAAAAATCAGTAACCAACCTTAACCCGCGCTACACCTTTGACAACTTTATCGTCGGCTCAAGTAATGACCTGGCGCACGCCGCTTGTCAAGCGATTGCCGCTAACCCTGGCACCAAGTATAATCCGCTCTATTTGTATGGCGGTTCGGGGCTTGGTAAAACCCATCTGATGCAAGCTGTTGGTAATGAGATTATCAAACGCCAACCCTCCGCTCGCGTATTATATACCACTACCGAGACCTTTGTCAGTGAATTTCTCGACTCGATTCGTTTCAAGAAAAAAGGATTTTCCGACAAATATCGTAACGTCGATGTCTTGATTGTTGACGATATGCAGTTTATCGCCAACAAGGAAAAGACCCAAGACGAGTTCTTTCACACCTTTAACGACCTACACCAAAACGACAAGCAGATCATCATCAGCTCTGACAAGCCGCCGAAAAGCATCCCCACCCTAACCGACCGCCTGCGCAGTCGCTTTGAGTGGGGTATGACAATTGACGTGCAGATGCCTGATTATGAAACTCGCTGTGCTATCGTTACTGCTAAGGCTGGCCTGAGCAACATTGAATTATCCGCCGACGTTGTCGAATACCTCGCCACCAATTTCAAGACTAATATTCGCGAACTTGAAGGGGCGCTCAATCAACTCCTCGCCTACGCCGAGATGCAGAACATCACACCCGATGCCGAAACCGCCGAGGGATTACTTGGTAATATCAAGCGCTCTCGCCCGCAACATATCACCGCCAAACAAATTATTGACAAAACCGCTCGCCACTTTGGCGTTGAGGTCAAGGATGTGTGTTCGCCAAGGCGCGATAAATACATCATGCAGCCACGCCAAATTGCCATGTACCTGCTGCGGAGCGAGCTCAAGATGAGCTTTCCAAAAATCGCCCAGGAGCTTGGCCGCAAAGACCACACTACTGCTATTCATTCGGTTGACAAAATTAGCAAGGAGATACTCATCAGCGTCAATATTCGTGAACAAATTAACGACATCCGAGACAAGCTCTATGTGTAAAACCTGGGTAAAACGTGCGTATAACCAGCGACAAACGTGTGAACGACTATCCACTAATCTAGTTGTTATCAAATGGGCCAAGCAGCATCACGTGGACAATCAGCGTCTTATCCACGACACCATACCCAGCAAATCCACCGTCTTTTCCACTGACACAATGCTACTATTACCCCTGTTTGAGCACAATATTTACCCAGTTTCCACAGCGCCTATTATTACTAATTACTGAATAAAATTAAGAAAGGATTTATAATAAGAATATGAAACTCACCGTCACCCAAGAAAACCTCGCCAAAGCCCTCGCTAGCGTTGGGCGCATCGCCGCTAGTCGTAACGAACTAGCAATACTGAACAATATTTTACTACGAACCGATGGCTCTCGGCTAGTCGTAGCGGCGACGAATCTGGAGATCGCCTCTACCCAGTATGTTGGCGCCAGGGTCGAGAAGCCCGGCTCGATAACTATCCCAGCTCGACTGGTGAGCGAATTCGTCGCCAGCCTGCCGAGTGGTACGGTCGAATTGGAGGTCAAGGACGAGCACCTACACCTGACCGCAGACAAGTTTTCGTCAGTTATCAATGGCGTCGTGGCGGATGAGTTTCCAGAGCTACCGACGGTGGACGAGCAGACGGCAGTGCGACTGGATATGAGTGCCGATGAGCTAAAAAAGGCAGTTTCGCAAACCATTATTGCGACGTCTAGTGATACCACGCGGGCGGTGTTGACTGGTGTGTATTGGCATACCTACAACAGTGAGTTGTATCTAGCGGCTACGGACGGTTATCGGCTAGCGGAGAAACGGCTGATGAAGTTTGATGGCGAAATTGCGGCCATCGTGCCGGCATCGACATTGCAGGAAGTACTGCGGAGCCTCGACACCGAGACGAGTGATGTGAGTTTGTTTTTTGATGAAACGCAGGTTGGGTTTCGGACGGATCACTTAGAAATTGTGAGTCGGCTGATCGACGGTAAATTTCCCGACTATCGTCAATTGATCCCTAAGCTCGCCGAGACCGATGTGGCGATCAAGAAGGCTGATTTCCTGCGTATTACCAAGGTTGCCAGCCTCTTTGCGCGCGAATCGGGTGGTGGTATCACCCTCAAGGCTAGTCACGAGCAAGCGCTACTATCAATCCATTCAATCGCTTCGGAACTCGGCGAGAATACTTCTGAGGCCAGCGCCGAGGTGTCGAGTGACGGCGAAATTACGCTTAATTCTCGCTATCTGATCGAGTCACTTGGCGCTACTGATGGCGAGACTGTTACCTTCTCGTTTAATGGTAAACTGTCGCCATGCGTCATCCGCGAGCAGACCCCTACGCCAGATTGCATGCATATTGTTATGCCGTTGAAGCGCTAGGCTAGTTGAGCGATCGACCATCTTGAGTAATAGTAATTCGTCGATTATTATCGTAATCAATAGTGATATTGTAGGCTAATTTATCCTCGACGGTAATAGTAAACGATAGTGTATTTTTTCCTGTTGATGTATCGCGTGTAATATTTTTTATCGTTGTTTGCGTGGCGATGCGCGATAGCCTATGGTCATAAGAATAATCACTCATGATTAGCTTTTCAATGTAGTCAGTGTCATTGCCGGTTAGTTGGTCGGATAATGAATTGCCGTACTGATCCTTTTGGCCGCTCCAGTTGACAACCAGATGCGGACTTCGTAGTCCACGCATTCGCGAAAAGTCATCATTACAGCCAAAATAACCGTATATTAGCTGATCGGTTGGTAAACATGAAACGGTTGTGCCATATTGATACTGAGCATCATCGTCAAGATTGGTCTTTTGTGACCACGTATATTCAACGAGATACGACTGCTGTAGGCTTTTAATATCAACAATGAAGTTAACAGTGTGGATATCTTTTGCTTGATCATGAGTTTGCTTAAACGACCCGTCGCGGATAAGGATGTCTTTGATGGAGTTGTTTGGTAAATCACCCGTGTAGTTGTTGCGGATGGTAGTATATAATGCGTGACGAATTGTTTCGAGGGTTTTAGCGTCGGTCGGTTTACCATTTGTATATGTACTGAGATTTTCGATATGCATTTCTCCACCAAGAGGGTTGCGTAGCAGTAGTATATAAGCAACCGTAGTGATAATAACAACACCAATAAACCCCAAGATAATGAAAATTAGTTTTTTATTATAGTGCAACATTACCGCCACCTCTACTTGTATTTGCTCCAACATAGCTCGCCACTGCTGACATATCAACTTCTGGTAGGCAAACTCATCCGGAAGATGTCCGAGCCAAGTTTTTGGATCATTAACCTTACCCGTAAGGATAAATCCAG
This genomic interval carries:
- the dnaA gene encoding chromosomal replication initiator protein DnaA; this encodes MNSQAIWQGVLGEIEVSIPPSSFSTWFKSTELDIISDNEVAVLSPNPFVLTQLERRYYQRIADGLKRNGLAVSTIHFRPKKTAARKQRLSRDEPNSAAAAQPIIKQSKKSVTNLNPRYTFDNFIVGSSNDLAHAACQAIAANPGTKYNPLYLYGGSGLGKTHLMQAVGNEIIKRQPSARVLYTTTETFVSEFLDSIRFKKKGFSDKYRNVDVLIVDDMQFIANKEKTQDEFFHTFNDLHQNDKQIIISSDKPPKSIPTLTDRLRSRFEWGMTIDVQMPDYETRCAIVTAKAGLSNIELSADVVEYLATNFKTNIRELEGALNQLLAYAEMQNITPDAETAEGLLGNIKRSRPQHITAKQIIDKTARHFGVEVKDVCSPRRDKYIMQPRQIAMYLLRSELKMSFPKIAQELGRKDHTTAIHSVDKISKEILISVNIREQINDIRDKLYV
- the dnaN gene encoding DNA polymerase III subunit beta translates to MKLTVTQENLAKALASVGRIAASRNELAILNNILLRTDGSRLVVAATNLEIASTQYVGARVEKPGSITIPARLVSEFVASLPSGTVELEVKDEHLHLTADKFSSVINGVVADEFPELPTVDEQTAVRLDMSADELKKAVSQTIIATSSDTTRAVLTGVYWHTYNSELYLAATDGYRLAEKRLMKFDGEIAAIVPASTLQEVLRSLDTETSDVSLFFDETQVGFRTDHLEIVSRLIDGKFPDYRQLIPKLAETDVAIKKADFLRITKVASLFARESGGGITLKASHEQALLSIHSIASELGENTSEASAEVSSDGEITLNSRYLIESLGATDGETVTFSFNGKLSPCVIREQTPTPDCMHIVMPLKR